Part of the Synergistetes bacterium HGW-Synergistetes-1 genome, TGAACTCCATAGAGGGCAAACGCGGCATGCCGCGCCCACGCCCTCCGTTCCCCGCAATAAAGGGTCTCTGGGAAAAACCTTCCAATATTAATAACGTTGAGACCTGGGCAAACGTGGCACAGATAATGTTCCACGGCCCCGAATGGTACGCAAGCTACGGTTATGAAAAATCCCGCGGCACAAAAGTCTTTGCCCTTACAGGCAAGGTAAACAACACCGGCCTTGTCGAAGTCCCGATGGGGACCACCATCCGCGAAGTCGTATTCGACATTGGCGGAGGTATCATGGGCGGCAAGAAATTTAAGGCCGTTCAGATAGGCGGACCCTCAGGCGGATGCCTCACAGAGGAACATCTCGACCTTCCGATCAGCTATGAATCACTGACAGCAGCAGGAGCCATAATGGGTTCGGGCGGTCTGGTTGTCGTTGATGAAGATACATGCATGGTCGACATGGCCAGGTTCTTCCTTGAGTTCACACAGCGTGAATCCTGCGGAAAATGCATCCCCTGCCGCGAAGGCACCAAAAAAATGCTCGACATCCTTATCCGCATCACCGAGGGCAAGGGACGCGAAGAAGACATCGACAACCTCATTTACCTTGGAACGCAGATAAAGACGGCATCCCTATGCGGTCTTGGCCAGACAGCTCCGAATCCCGTGCTTACAACTATTCGCTATTTCAGGGATGAGTACGAAGCACACATATTCGAAAAGAGATGTCCTGCCGGAGCATGCAAGGCTCTTATTACGGTCAAGATCGATCCAGCCAAATGCGTCGGCTGCACAAAGTGCACAAAGGCCTGCCCGGTAAGCGCAATTTCCGGAACAGTAAAACAGCCGCACGTCATCGATCAGACTCTTTGCACCAAGTGCGGAGCATGCGTCGAAGTCTGCCCCTTCAAGGCTATTGACAAGAAATAGGAATGAGGTGAGAAAATATGGCTAACGCAATAATAAATGGAAAAAGCGTAGAGTTCCAGCCTGGAATGACTATCCTCCAGGCCGCCAGAGCCGCTAACATTTACATACCGGTCCTCTGCGAGCACCCCGCGCTGGAGATAGCAGGGGCCTGCAGGGTATGTCTCGTGGAAGTGGAAAACAACCCGAAACTTCAGACGGCATGTTCCACTCCTATAATGGACGGAATGGTGATCAATACAAATACGGAAAAAGTTCGTACAGCCCGCAAGGCAGTCATTGAACTTCTTCTCATCCGCCATCCTCTGGATTGCTTCAGCTGCAGCAGCAACGGAAAATGTGAACTCCAGGCGATCGCATATGATCTCGGTATAGAGAAATCTCCTTTCTGGGAAGAGGGAGATACCTGCAAAGACCACAAACTCGATGACAGCAACCCCTTCTACATCCGCGACCTCAACAAATGCATCCTATGCGGACGCTGCATCAGGGTCTGTGACAAGCACTCACAGTACCACGCAATAGACTTCCAGAACCGTGGTATCGTTACAGCTGTTCAGCCTCCTGTAGGCAGAGGCCTGGAAGAATCTGACTGCACCTTCTGCGGCCAATGTGTCGCCGTATGTCCTGTCGGAGCCCTTTATGAAAAACCGGCTGTAGGCAAGGGACGTCCCTGGGAACTCA contains:
- a CDS encoding NADH-quinone oxidoreductase subunit NuoF — protein: MATFRSHVLVCGGTGCTSGGSDKVLETLREGIKANGLDKEITVVQTGCHGMCEAGPIVIVYPEGTFYTHVKPQDAKEIVTEHLLKGRVVERLLYKEAMHSEAVPHYNELPFYSKQVRLTLRNCGYIDPDSLEEYIARDGYQALAKVLTEKTPEQVVEDMKTSGLRGRGGGGFSTGMKWMFCAKSPGPKKYVICNADEGDPGAFMDRSLLEGDPHAIIEGMAIGAYAMGADEGYIYCRAEYPLAIKRLLKSIGDAEEAGLLGENILGTGFNFTLHVKEGAGAFVCGEETALMNSIEGKRGMPRPRPPFPAIKGLWEKPSNINNVETWANVAQIMFHGPEWYASYGYEKSRGTKVFALTGKVNNTGLVEVPMGTTIREVVFDIGGGIMGGKKFKAVQIGGPSGGCLTEEHLDLPISYESLTAAGAIMGSGGLVVVDEDTCMVDMARFFLEFTQRESCGKCIPCREGTKKMLDILIRITEGKGREEDIDNLIYLGTQIKTASLCGLGQTAPNPVLTTIRYFRDEYEAHIFEKRCPAGACKALITVKIDPAKCVGCTKCTKACPVSAISGTVKQPHVIDQTLCTKCGACVEVCPFKAIDKK